Proteins encoded within one genomic window of Novipirellula galeiformis:
- a CDS encoding 5'-nucleotidase C-terminal domain-containing protein, which yields MHLTAMRLLIVTMIGTLLISGTTLCAETPVAEAPVTKAPVTKAPVTKTPVAEAHGGEARTREAKVVGPRDLQLSYVSDVDGTTQPYRVFLPSSYDGTTPLPMLVALHGTGGSQDTYATTYHDGIYVREADKRGIVLVCPHGRGTTEYRGIGENDVLTVIEKVCQDFAIDRDRIVCSGQSMGGTGTTYLCCRYPDLFAAGIPLASTYGHLSLVANLMHVPMLYVQGEKDWPVYAKNGPIPITRRLKELGYNGRLWMVPGAKHNTMDITTAEVLDWALAQKRVTHPRRVLFRAYLPFQGRAYWTEIVEIREPGLYAEIDATIQGDNTIAVSLKNANRVTLRPDPELLDLAKPIQVVVDGKSSFTGSCAADQQIQLAWDGAQWRGSVAERQLTPYTAYRTHVIGVVAEPPSQPLRWDTSGANQVAVRQSRTFPAETTMGSWMADAMRSATGADVAVYNRRYYRGVPLEKDQQLFAVDLFNWLRPTNSNLGTFEVTGKDLLEIIEDNIRDAEGEDEFLLQVSGCRYAFDRNRAKGERIVSSDIDSERRYTVVCETHMLARGDTCFLAGHTEKLQYTDTDISNVSAAWRYIVAKDGVVEGMRDGRVRDLTGKR from the coding sequence CGTGACCATGATCGGAACGTTGCTGATCAGTGGTACCACGCTGTGTGCGGAAACGCCCGTTGCCGAAGCGCCCGTCACCAAAGCGCCCGTCACCAAAGCGCCCGTCACCAAAACGCCCGTTGCCGAAGCCCATGGCGGCGAAGCACGGACCCGCGAAGCAAAGGTGGTCGGCCCTCGTGATTTGCAATTGAGCTACGTGTCGGATGTTGACGGTACCACTCAACCCTATCGCGTGTTTCTGCCGTCATCCTACGATGGCACGACGCCGCTGCCGATGCTTGTTGCACTGCACGGAACCGGAGGTAGCCAAGACACCTACGCAACCACATACCATGACGGAATCTATGTTCGCGAAGCGGACAAGCGTGGCATCGTCCTGGTTTGTCCGCATGGCCGGGGCACAACGGAGTATCGTGGCATCGGCGAGAACGATGTGTTGACGGTGATCGAAAAGGTGTGCCAAGACTTTGCGATCGATCGAGACCGGATTGTGTGTAGCGGACAATCGATGGGGGGCACCGGCACGACGTATTTGTGTTGTCGATATCCTGACTTGTTTGCCGCGGGGATTCCGCTCGCATCGACCTATGGTCACCTGTCACTCGTCGCGAATCTGATGCATGTCCCGATGCTGTACGTGCAAGGCGAAAAGGACTGGCCTGTGTATGCGAAGAATGGGCCGATTCCGATTACTCGCCGGCTAAAAGAGTTGGGCTACAACGGGCGGTTGTGGATGGTGCCTGGTGCGAAGCACAACACGATGGACATCACGACGGCCGAGGTGCTCGATTGGGCGCTCGCACAGAAACGCGTGACGCATCCCCGCCGTGTGTTGTTTCGTGCCTACTTGCCGTTTCAAGGTCGTGCTTATTGGACCGAGATCGTCGAGATTCGTGAGCCAGGACTCTACGCTGAGATCGATGCAACGATTCAAGGCGACAACACGATTGCGGTCTCGCTAAAAAATGCAAACCGCGTGACACTGCGGCCTGATCCTGAGCTGTTGGATTTGGCAAAACCGATTCAGGTCGTTGTCGATGGCAAGTCGTCATTCACAGGGAGCTGTGCGGCCGATCAACAGATTCAACTCGCTTGGGACGGTGCACAATGGAGGGGCAGTGTTGCCGAGCGACAATTGACGCCCTACACCGCCTATCGTACGCATGTCATTGGCGTTGTCGCGGAACCTCCTTCGCAACCGTTGCGCTGGGACACCTCAGGGGCAAACCAAGTCGCGGTCCGTCAATCACGAACGTTTCCCGCGGAAACCACGATGGGAAGTTGGATGGCCGATGCGATGCGCTCGGCGACCGGTGCCGATGTCGCTGTTTACAACCGACGTTACTATCGTGGCGTGCCGTTGGAAAAGGACCAGCAACTGTTTGCGGTTGATTTGTTCAATTGGCTGCGACCCACCAACAGCAATCTGGGCACCTTTGAAGTTACCGGAAAGGACCTGCTTGAGATCATTGAAGACAACATTCGCGACGCCGAAGGCGAAGATGAATTCTTGTTACAGGTCTCCGGTTGTCGCTATGCGTTTGACCGTAATCGAGCCAAGGGAGAGCGAATCGTGTCGAGCGATATCGATTCCGAACGTCGCTACACGGTGGTGTGTGAAACGCACATGCTCGCTCGTGGCGACACCTGTTTTTTGGCCGGGCACACTGAAAAACTGCAATATACCGACACCGATATCTCGAATGTTTCAGCGGCTTGGCGCTACATTGTTGCAAAGGATGGTGTCGTCGAGGGCATGCGTGACGGCCGCGTTCGTGATCTCACGGGGAAACGCTAA